A region from the Triticum urartu cultivar G1812 chromosome 1, Tu2.1, whole genome shotgun sequence genome encodes:
- the LOC125548132 gene encoding benzyl alcohol O-benzoyltransferase-like, whose translation MVSSLFQDHPAPESKEPAHATAAMATLAFAVRRRDPELVGPAAPTPRETKRLSEIDDQDTLRGHVSFALVYRARVMDDDDVAPVHPAGVIRRALGEVLVHYYPLAGRLREAEGRKLVVDCSGEGVMFVEADADVRLEELEGAGLRPPFPCMDQLLFDVEGSGGVLNCPLLLIQVTRLLCGGFIFALRLNHTMCDAIGIVQFMNAVAELARGLPAPTVAPAWSRELLEARNPPMASFPHREFDLIPPPAPPAGDMVMRSFIFGPSDLAAIKKHLPPLVRDKATTFEALAAYLWCARTAALEVPQGEEARLVIIANFRAFVELGLPGGYYGNACVPLAALADAAALRGGGSLADAVALVRRAKAAVTAEYVRSTVDVLVLRGRPFLALQNLFVVSDNRHAGFHRVDFGWGEPVYGGPADTVFGVTFLVPVKDRDGEDAITVPIVLPRPAMERFAAEMESLCKA comes from the exons ATGGTTTCCAGCTTGTTCCAAGATCATCCTGCGCCGGAGTCCAAGGAGCCCGCCCACGCGACCGCCGCCATGGCGACGCTGGCGTTCGCGGTGCGCCGGCGCGATCCAGAGCTCGTCGGCCCGGCCGCGCCGACGCCTCGTGAGACCAAGCGCCTGTCTGAGATCGACGACCAGGACACGCTGCGCGGGCACGTGTCCTTCGCCCTCGTCTACCGCGCCCGCGTGATGGATGACGACGACGTCGCACCGGTTCACCCGGCCGGAGTCATCCGGCGCGCGCTCGGTGAAGTACTGGTGCACTACTACCCGCTGGCTGGACGGCTCAGAGAGGCGGAGGGGCGGAAGCTAGTGGTCGACTGCAGCGGTGAGGGGGTGATGTTCGTGGAGGCCGACGCCGACGTGCGGCTGGAGGAGCTCGAGGGGGCCGGGCTCAGGCCGCCGTTCCCGTGCATGGACCAGCTGCTCTTCGACGTggagggctccggcggcgtgCTCAACTGCCCGTTGCTGCTCATCCAG GTGACTCGGCTGCTCTGCGGCGGCTTCATCTTCGCGCTCCGCCTCAACCATACCATGTGCGACGCCATCGGCATCGTGCAGTTCATGAACGCCGTCGCCGAGCTCGCCCGCGGCCTCCCGGCGCCGACCGTCGCTCCCGCGTGGTCCCGTGAGCTCCTAGAGGCGCGCAACCCGCCTATGGCGTCGTTCCCGCACCGCGAGTTCGACCTTATTCCACCGCCGGCGCCGCCGGCCGGCGACATGGTCATGCGGTCCTTCATTTTCGGCCCCTCCGACCTCGCAGCGATCAAGAAGCATCTCCCTCCTCTCGTTCGCGACAAGGCCACCACCTTCGAGGCGCTGGCGGCATACCTCTGGTGCGCCCGCACGGCGGCGCTCGAGGTCCCGCAGGGCGAGGAAGCGCGGCTGGTCATCATCGCCAACTTCCGGGCCTTCGTCGAGCTGGGCCTGCCGGGCGGATACTATGGAAACGCGTGCGTGCCCCTGGCCGCGCTGGCCGACGCCGCTGCACTGCGCGGGGGTGGCTCGCTGGCTGACGCGGTGGCGCTGGTGCGGCGGGCCAAGGCTGCAGTGACCGCCGAGTACGTGCGTTCCACGGTCGACGTGCTGGTTCTGCGCGGCCGGCCGTTCTTGGCACTGCAGAACCTGTTCGTTGTGTCCGACAACCGGCACGCCGGGTTCCACCGCGTCGACTTCGGGTGGGGCGAGCCGGTGTACGGCGGCCCGGCCGACACTGTCTTCGGCGTGACCTTCCTCGTCCCCGTCAAGGACCGTGACGGGGAGGACGCGATTACCGTGCCGATCGTGTTGCCACGGCCGGCCATGGAGCGGTTCGCGGCGGAGATGGAGAGCCTGTGCAAGGCGTAG
- the LOC125548142 gene encoding putative TrmH family tRNA/rRNA methyltransferase translates to MAAAAAASGATAAVESVVVVHNVAKRHNVGTLARSATAFGVAEVVVVGRRDVSAFGSHGSTSHLRFRHFTSLATACAYLKDERACDICGVEITDDALPVTAHPFRRSTAFLFGNEGTGLSQKECEVCDFFVYIPQYGGGTASLNVTVAASIVLHHFGVWAGFPERSREGSKFVVAEKPKGQSRGLYCSDSIEDVIEERKARRENACDIFEENGSSHPQESNGLGMMFTD, encoded by the exons ATGGCGGCAGCTGCGGCGGCgagcggggcgacggcggcggtggaAAGCGTGGTGGTGGTGCACAACGTGGCCAAACGGCACAACGTGGGGACGCTGGCGCGGAGCGCGACGGCCTTTGGCGtggcggaggtggtggtggtcggCCGCCGCGACGTCAGCGCCTTCGGCAGCCACGGATCTACCTCCCACCTCCGCTTCCGGCACTTCACCTCCCTCGCCACCGCCTGCGCCTACCTCAAG GACGAGAGGGCGTGTGACATTTGCGGCGTGGAGATCACCGACGACGCGCTGCCTGTGACGGCCCACCCGTTCCGCAGGAGCACCGCGTTCCTCTTCGGCAATGAG GGTACAGGACTCTCACAAAAGGAGTGTGAGGTCTGTGACTTCTTCGTCTACATCCCTCAGTATGGTGGCGGAACTGCATCACTCAATGTTACCGTTGCAGCATCGATTGTTCTCCACCACTTCGGGG TCTGGGCAGGCTTTCCTGAAAGAAGCCGAGAAGGCAGTAAATTTGTGGTTGCTGAGAAACCAAAGGGGCAGTCGAGGGGGCTCTACTGCTCAGATTCAATAGAAGACGTGATTGAAGAGCGAAAGGCACGCAGAGAAAATGCCTGCGATATATTCGAGGAAAATGGAAGTAGCCATCCGCAAGAATCAAATGGTCTAGGAATGATGTTTACAGACTAA